The Armatimonadia bacterium genome contains the following window.
AGTCGAGGCGCAGTCCAAGCTCCGTGAGGGCTCCACCTTCACCGTCTGGCTGCCCTCCCAGTTCGAGGCCGACGCCGAAGCTCCAGAAGAGGTCGGCGCAGCACCGGCCGCCCTTCCTTGACGCTAAAAAGGGCCGTTGCTACAATACCGCCGTCCCTCTTGCCCCCTGTAAAGGAGTCGTACCATGCCCGAGATCTCCATGGACGAGGTCAAGCACGTCGCGCGTTTGGCACATCTGGCCCTCAGTGAGGAAGAGCTCGCCCGCGTCGGCAAGGAGCTCAATCGCATCCTGGAGTACTTCCGCACGCTGGCCGAAATCGACACCACCGACGTGCCCATCACCTCGCATGCCATTCCGATGCTGAACGTCTACCGTGAGGATAAGGCCCGGCCGTCTCTCCCCGTTGAGCAGGTCGTCGCCAATGCGCCCGACGGCGTCGACGAGTTCTTCCGCGTCCCCCGTATCGTGGAGGACTAGCGGCGACCCGCACGCCCGTCCGACCCTCACCCCATACCGGTTCCGAAGGTGGCTTGTTCTGTGTCTCTCACCGACCTGACCGTTTGCCAGCTATCTGAGAAGCTTCAGGCCAAGGAGCTTAGCGCTCGCGACGTCGTTGCGGCCTGCTACGCGCGGATCGCCGAAGTCGAGGACGACGTGAAGGCCTTCGTTTGCCTCACTCGCGAAGCCGCTGAGAAGAAGGCGGCCACCATCGACGAGCTGCGGGCTGCAGGCCAGCCGCTGGGGCCTCTCGCCGGCATTCCCATCGGCGTGAAGGACCTCTTCTGCACCAACGGCGTCCCGACCACCTGCTGCTCCAAGATCCTGGAGCCCTTTGTTCCGCCCTATGACGCCACGACCTGGGCCCGCTGCGATGCTGCCGGGATGCCCATGATCGGCAAGACCAACATGGACGAGTTCGCCATGGGCTCCTCCACCGAGAACTCGGCTGTCCAGGTCACCCGCAACCCTCTCGACCTTGGCAAGGTCCCCGGCGGTTCTTCGGGTGGCAGTGCCGCCTGCGTTGCAGCCGGTGAGGCCTTCTGCGCTCTCGGAACCGACACCGGTGGCTCCATCCGCCAGCCGGCGTCTCTGTGTGGAATCGTCGGCCTCAAGCCCAC
Protein-coding sequences here:
- the gatC gene encoding Asp-tRNA(Asn)/Glu-tRNA(Gln) amidotransferase subunit GatC; this translates as MPEISMDEVKHVARLAHLALSEEELARVGKELNRILEYFRTLAEIDTTDVPITSHAIPMLNVYREDKARPSLPVEQVVANAPDGVDEFFRVPRIVED